In the Arachis ipaensis cultivar K30076 chromosome B10, Araip1.1, whole genome shotgun sequence genome, one interval contains:
- the LOC107622234 gene encoding protein WVD2-like 4: MKKFESARASAGSSKASKDASLTPLRTPTMAYKKEMQMHSALTPLTEKKRNKTPLDLSSTGKNTASSKWRLLSTENNMRSPMISSPFSLRTQERAARRKKKLEEKFNANEAQKVQLHTKLKEKAETEIRKLRQSFCFKARPLPDLYKERKESNKETQKSQRPYNGSGTNKNFQEKTQRRTFAHHLSTTLENTSRNIQHGNLKNRNHKQ, encoded by the exons ATGAAGAAATTTGAAAGTGCAAGAGCTAGTGCTGGTTCCTCAAAGGCTTCAAAGGATGCATCATTAACTCCTCTAAGAACACCAACTATG GCTTATAAGAAGGAGATGCAGATGCATTCTGCATTGACCCCATTAACAGAAAAGAAAAG GAACAAAACTCCTCTTGATTTATCAAGCACAGGCAAAAATACAGCCAGCTCTAAATGGCGCTTGCTCTCAACAGA AAATAACATGAGATCCCCAATGATATCGTCACCTTTCAGCTTGAGGACACAAGAAAGGGCTGCAAGAAGAAAGAAG AAACTTGAAGAAAAGTTCAATGCCAATGAGGCACAAAAAGTGCAACTTCATACAAAACTCAAG GAAAAAGCAGAGACAGAGATCAGAAAACTTCGCCAAAGCTTTTGCTTCAAAGCAAGGCCACTACCTGATCTTTACAAGGAAAGGAAAGAATCAAACAAGGAAACACAGAAG AGTCAGAGACCTTACAATGGCAGTGGCACCAATAAGAATTTCCAGGAAAAGACTCAGCGCCGCACCTTTGCTCATCATCTGAGTACTACTCTTGAGAATACATCACGAAATATTCAGCATGGAAACCTCAAGAATAGGAATCACAAACAATGA